A portion of the Pithys albifrons albifrons isolate INPA30051 chromosome 1, PitAlb_v1, whole genome shotgun sequence genome contains these proteins:
- the ARL6 gene encoding ADP-ribosylation factor-like protein 6, with translation MGLFDKLAGWLGLKKKEVHVLCLGLDNSGKTTIINKLKPSNAQTQDIVPTIGFSIEKFKTSSLSFTVFDMSGQGKYRDLWEHYYKEGQAIIFVIDSSDRLRMVVAKEELDTLLNHPDIKHRRLPILFFANKMDLRDAVSSVKVSQLLSLENIKDKPWHICASDALKGEGLQEGVDWLQDQMQAMKT, from the exons ATGGGCCTGTTTGACAAGCTGGCGGGATGGCTGGGGCTGAAGAAGAAGGAGGTTCACGTGCTGTGCCTTGGCTTGGACAACAGCGGCAAAACGACCATCATCAATAAGCTGAAACCCTCAAAC gCTCAAACTCAGGACATCGTTCCAACAATAGGATTCAGTATAGAGAAATTCAAGACTTCAAG tttgtCTTTCACAGTGTTTGATATGTCAGGTCAAGGGAAATACAGAGACCTGTGGGAACATTACTACAA AGAAGGCCAAGCCATTATTTTTGTCATTGATAGCAGTGACAGATTAAGAATGGTTGTGGCCAAGGAAGAACTTGACACCCTTCTGAACCATCCAG ATATTAAGCACCGTCGGCTGCCTATTCtcttctttgctaacaagatGGACCTCAGGGATGCAGTGTCATCTGTGAAAGTGTCTCAGTTGTTGTCACTAGAAAACATCAAAGACAAGCCCTGGCATATCTG tgCCAGTGATGCTCTTAAAGGAGAAGGATTACAAGAAGGTGTGGATTGGCTCCAAG